The following proteins are encoded in a genomic region of Gimesia algae:
- a CDS encoding TMEM43 family protein yields the protein MNQKTEDHVEPSFGKRFQTALKNLGIGIIFLMAGLFLLWHNESKILERDISISQAESVLSENQEASSEETGQVNNEGRNLQSTTVINWGLRFAGWIIVFLGLATLFKPLVVLVDKIPFLWNFVGRGITIFALLSSFSLTLILLSAVWMVARPVFGAVLLLSGIIPLFILYRSGRRARLKHALRRA from the coding sequence GTGAATCAGAAAACGGAAGATCATGTAGAACCATCCTTCGGTAAGCGTTTTCAAACCGCCTTGAAGAATCTGGGAATCGGGATCATTTTCCTGATGGCGGGGTTGTTCTTGCTCTGGCATAACGAGTCTAAAATTCTTGAGCGAGATATCAGTATCTCTCAGGCAGAGTCAGTTCTGTCAGAGAATCAGGAAGCGAGTTCCGAAGAAACAGGGCAGGTGAATAATGAAGGACGCAATTTGCAATCAACAACGGTTATCAACTGGGGGCTCCGGTTTGCCGGCTGGATTATTGTTTTTCTGGGATTAGCCACGCTCTTTAAACCCCTGGTTGTCCTCGTTGATAAGATCCCGTTCCTCTGGAATTTCGTAGGGCGTGGAATCACAATATTTGCTTTGCTGAGTTCGTTCAGTCTGACTTTAATTCTCCTGTCAGCTGTCTGGATGGTGGCGCGACCTGTTTTTGGAGCAGTCTTATTGCTGTCAGGCATTATCCCATTATTCATTCTCTATCGTTCAGGAAGACGGGCTCGATTGAAGCACGCGTTGAGGAGAGCCTGA